One part of the Mariniblastus fucicola genome encodes these proteins:
- a CDS encoding TAXI family TRAP transporter solute-binding subunit: MQGKNTPWNFVKGLTVAALVAVSFSGCDSNPKAAGDGDENSTGGRQFITLGTAPSGGAFAPVGNAIAGVVDANKGDRDWVVTPKKTKGTQENIRKLQDGDIQFGMANAAISYFAVKGEGAWETPHEIRTVATIAPNVGVFVTTEATGIKTIADLKGKRVVLGPAGAGFDYFLKPLFEAHGLTYEDMTVLPGNYLEAGDMIADKKADAAFMGGAIPIPAVTQLCSTQDIVFVKLDDDAPEKLKAYPFYAAVPVKADAYSDLNEDFIGLNVGNMQLVTHANVDEDLVYDFTKLMYENRAKVAEKHPAAKAINEKNAARNTGTPFHPGAIKFYKEIGIWPAE, encoded by the coding sequence ATGCAAGGAAAAAACACTCCCTGGAATTTTGTAAAAGGGCTCACAGTTGCGGCATTGGTTGCCGTTTCTTTTTCCGGATGCGACAGCAACCCCAAAGCCGCTGGCGATGGTGACGAAAACAGCACCGGCGGTCGGCAATTCATTACGCTTGGCACCGCTCCATCGGGAGGCGCCTTTGCTCCGGTCGGCAATGCCATCGCCGGAGTTGTCGATGCGAACAAGGGAGACCGCGACTGGGTGGTCACGCCGAAGAAAACGAAGGGCACTCAGGAAAACATCCGCAAACTTCAGGACGGCGACATCCAGTTTGGCATGGCCAACGCAGCGATCTCCTATTTCGCCGTCAAGGGCGAAGGAGCCTGGGAGACGCCACACGAAATCCGAACCGTCGCAACGATCGCTCCGAATGTGGGTGTGTTTGTGACTACTGAAGCCACCGGAATCAAGACGATCGCCGACCTGAAAGGGAAACGCGTTGTGCTTGGTCCTGCTGGAGCCGGATTTGACTATTTCCTCAAACCGCTTTTCGAAGCCCACGGTTTGACCTACGAAGACATGACCGTGCTCCCAGGCAACTACCTGGAAGCGGGCGACATGATCGCTGACAAGAAAGCGGATGCTGCGTTTATGGGTGGAGCCATTCCAATTCCCGCAGTGACGCAGCTTTGCTCGACTCAGGACATCGTGTTTGTGAAACTCGATGACGACGCACCGGAAAAACTGAAGGCTTACCCCTTCTACGCGGCGGTTCCGGTCAAAGCCGATGCCTATTCCGACCTGAACGAAGACTTTATCGGACTCAATGTTGGCAACATGCAGTTGGTCACACACGCAAACGTTGACGAAGATCTCGTGTATGACTTTACGAAACTGATGTACGAAAACCGTGCCAAGGTCGCGGAGAAGCATCCTGCTGCCAAAGCGATCAACGAAAAGAACGCGGCACGAAATACGGGAACTCCATTCCATCCTGGTGCCATCAAGTTTTACAAAGAGATCGGCATTTGGCCTGCAGAGTAG
- a CDS encoding M4 family metallopeptidase has protein sequence MTNRRQSDSVRKNRTSFSFSYEALEPRKLLAADLIASEFQFSDDTGMIRTLADPVPMQERFDVLRNVVDVQQEDYFLRTSLNRDQLGFAHLKHQQYRDGVPIEGATYTVHIKDKTVVSVSGAFLDFDQVDDTNSLGEGKALSAALDFVDADIYMWESLQHETDSSEQSCDGDGECNCDACVASRESVHAFHSAHDHEIYSDQPPEGELIYLPTADGNLELTWMFDVYATAPLSRQHIFVDAGSGEILETHNQIHHADVAADGTSLYDGTVDFLAEESGTEYRLRQETNGVETYDLNNGTSYTAASDINSSTTSFTSTDVRTGVQAHFGAEKTLQYFQDEHGRDSYDGNGATLRSYVSYSTDYVNAFWDGSRMTYGDGDGVNYGPLVSLDIVGHEVAHGVTGNSAGLIYQNESGALNESFSDIFGEAIENFALGSNDWLMGDDIGIGGSGALRNMANPNQYGDPDTYLGNSWYTGTGDNGGVHINSGVQNKWFYILTVGENGTNDNGDAYDVTGIGIEEAGEIAYRNLSVYLNQNSTYAEAREGALQAAADLFGFGSTQYVATADAWDAVGVYAPAPPQFSFASAKSLGSGIYQGSLSGSLSDGEFTTIDVDLDADQKISVQVLGTSGLTPTVELRDPSGSLVGTDSGTSALLQNVIVDSAGTWQVTIIANGAGDFDATAILNSGVETESHTGVSNNTLASAESLDSNDVAFGPESSVDRLAVSAVLEGQTPVFADGFESGSLGSNWATNSTSGLGRVQVVNSVDAADGEFTLLMDVDANDLYNLNEAVLTVDLDPAVNSVLTFAHAEWSDETDALPDQFSGSSDGDGVAISADGVNWHTILTNTDNANDGQYTAVSFDLQTLAADAGIALGNDFKIKFQQYDNWSNPSDGRAYDSITIRPEGSSEDWFKFELEANEVANITANPVLGIGDVSVGLYNAAGELLQSGVTSNNFRSVISDFSDGTGGTFYVRVDGSSGINYNLLVTRGTALDVEPNDVGNPISVDNHNSVLGFVSDITSLAADPDSATIGEQIDNFFAGVTLSNPVTGGGIYSPSATAFSAPTGQRVFGASETGANGFREFDDELRADFNYLQSTVSIDVGSDDASDIAFLRAFDSSGNLLEEVVSGAVASGDFETLTISRGTSEIAYVVAAGVGGDITPLDNLTFSTAAPDTDYYSVDLLAGEILSIDAYLPGAGPYLFDNGLDQASSQLRVELIDPNGTSITTVSDQLEHTAEISGTFLIHVFANSSEGEYLLSVDVAKQISVTDLVIGDGTDSRSVIDQLTLSFDGVVDLQTDALTLTHRDTLQTVDLDWTIDNSSGVSNVTVTFSGALVETGGSLVDGNYELTVNGSLLGGSVPGSDYTFGDQESDNFYRFYGDADGNRNVNVFDLLGFRQTYQLSDGSLGFDERFDSNGDGTVNIFDLLKFRQNYGESLSWV, from the coding sequence AGACGACACCGGAATGATTCGCACGCTGGCTGATCCCGTTCCGATGCAAGAACGCTTCGACGTGCTGCGAAATGTGGTCGACGTGCAACAGGAAGACTATTTTCTTCGAACCAGTTTGAATCGTGACCAGCTTGGATTTGCGCATCTGAAACACCAACAGTATCGCGACGGCGTTCCAATCGAAGGTGCGACTTATACGGTTCACATCAAAGATAAAACCGTGGTCAGCGTCAGCGGCGCGTTTCTGGATTTCGACCAAGTTGATGACACCAATTCGCTGGGAGAAGGCAAGGCGCTTTCGGCGGCTCTGGATTTCGTCGACGCGGACATCTACATGTGGGAGTCTCTTCAACACGAGACAGATTCCAGCGAACAGTCCTGCGACGGCGACGGTGAATGCAATTGCGACGCCTGCGTTGCCAGTCGGGAAAGCGTTCATGCGTTCCACAGTGCTCACGACCATGAGATCTATTCGGACCAACCTCCTGAAGGCGAGCTGATCTATTTGCCAACCGCTGACGGAAATCTTGAGCTGACGTGGATGTTCGACGTCTATGCGACGGCTCCTTTGTCACGGCAGCACATTTTCGTCGATGCCGGTTCGGGTGAGATTCTGGAAACACACAACCAGATCCATCACGCTGATGTCGCGGCCGACGGAACGAGTCTCTACGACGGCACGGTGGACTTCCTCGCTGAAGAATCGGGAACCGAATATCGACTGCGTCAGGAAACAAACGGAGTCGAAACTTACGACCTGAACAACGGGACGAGCTACACCGCCGCTTCGGACATCAACAGCTCGACCACCAGTTTTACGTCCACCGATGTTCGCACTGGAGTTCAAGCGCATTTTGGCGCCGAGAAAACGCTGCAATATTTTCAGGATGAACACGGCCGTGACTCCTACGACGGAAACGGTGCGACACTGCGATCGTATGTCAGTTACAGCACGGACTATGTCAATGCTTTCTGGGACGGATCACGGATGACCTATGGGGACGGCGATGGAGTAAATTATGGGCCGCTGGTGTCACTGGACATCGTCGGACATGAAGTCGCTCACGGCGTAACCGGCAACTCTGCGGGGCTGATCTACCAGAACGAATCCGGTGCACTGAACGAATCGTTTTCGGACATCTTCGGCGAAGCGATTGAAAACTTTGCGCTCGGCAGTAACGACTGGTTGATGGGCGACGACATTGGCATTGGCGGCAGCGGCGCGTTGAGAAACATGGCCAACCCCAACCAGTACGGTGATCCGGATACGTATCTCGGAAATTCCTGGTACACGGGAACCGGGGACAACGGTGGTGTTCACATCAACTCGGGCGTTCAGAACAAGTGGTTCTACATTTTGACCGTGGGTGAAAACGGTACCAATGACAACGGAGACGCTTACGACGTCACGGGAATCGGAATTGAAGAAGCTGGCGAGATCGCCTATCGAAATCTCTCGGTCTATCTGAATCAGAATTCGACTTATGCCGAAGCTCGTGAAGGAGCCCTGCAGGCCGCGGCCGATCTGTTTGGCTTCGGCTCGACGCAGTACGTCGCGACCGCCGATGCGTGGGATGCTGTTGGAGTTTACGCTCCCGCGCCGCCGCAGTTCAGCTTCGCATCAGCCAAATCACTTGGTTCCGGAATCTACCAGGGCTCGCTCTCTGGATCGCTCAGTGACGGGGAGTTTACCACGATTGATGTTGATCTCGATGCCGACCAGAAAATTTCAGTCCAGGTGTTGGGCACCAGTGGACTGACTCCAACCGTTGAGCTTCGCGACCCTTCGGGCAGCCTCGTCGGCACGGACTCGGGCACTTCAGCACTGTTGCAAAACGTAATCGTCGATTCGGCGGGAACCTGGCAGGTGACGATTATCGCCAATGGTGCTGGTGACTTTGATGCTACGGCAATTCTGAACTCCGGAGTTGAAACCGAATCGCATACCGGCGTCAGCAACAACACGCTTGCATCAGCCGAATCTTTGGATTCGAACGACGTTGCCTTCGGACCCGAATCATCGGTCGACCGCCTGGCGGTGTCGGCGGTTCTGGAAGGGCAAACTCCGGTGTTTGCCGATGGATTCGAATCGGGTTCGCTGGGTTCCAACTGGGCTACGAATTCGACGTCTGGTTTGGGACGAGTCCAGGTGGTGAATTCTGTTGATGCGGCCGATGGCGAGTTCACGCTGTTGATGGATGTTGACGCGAACGATCTTTACAACCTCAATGAAGCCGTTCTGACGGTCGACCTGGATCCGGCAGTCAATTCCGTCCTCACATTCGCTCACGCTGAGTGGTCGGACGAAACGGACGCCTTGCCAGATCAGTTCTCTGGCAGCTCCGATGGCGATGGAGTTGCGATCAGCGCCGATGGTGTCAACTGGCACACGATCCTGACCAACACCGACAATGCAAACGACGGTCAATACACGGCTGTTTCGTTCGATTTGCAGACGCTGGCCGCCGATGCGGGCATTGCATTGGGGAATGATTTCAAGATCAAGTTCCAACAGTATGACAACTGGTCCAACCCTTCCGACGGTCGAGCCTACGACTCAATTACGATCCGGCCAGAAGGCTCTTCGGAGGACTGGTTCAAATTTGAATTGGAAGCAAACGAGGTCGCGAACATCACGGCGAACCCGGTGCTTGGAATCGGAGACGTTTCGGTTGGCCTTTATAATGCGGCTGGAGAATTACTGCAGTCAGGAGTCACCTCGAACAACTTCCGCAGCGTCATTTCAGACTTTTCTGATGGGACCGGCGGCACGTTTTACGTCCGAGTCGATGGTTCGTCCGGCATCAATTACAACTTGCTGGTCACGCGAGGCACTGCCTTGGACGTTGAGCCAAACGACGTCGGAAATCCAATCTCGGTCGACAATCACAACAGCGTTCTTGGATTTGTTTCCGACATCACGTCTCTAGCCGCAGATCCGGATTCGGCCACTATCGGTGAGCAGATTGACAACTTCTTCGCCGGCGTAACCTTGTCGAATCCGGTCACCGGCGGAGGAATCTATTCACCGTCAGCGACCGCATTCTCGGCTCCAACGGGGCAGAGGGTGTTTGGAGCTTCCGAAACAGGAGCCAACGGATTCCGCGAGTTCGACGACGAGCTTCGAGCTGATTTCAACTACTTGCAATCGACAGTTTCGATCGATGTTGGATCGGACGATGCTTCAGACATCGCATTCCTGAGAGCATTTGATTCGTCTGGCAATCTTCTGGAAGAAGTCGTTAGCGGTGCGGTCGCGTCGGGAGATTTTGAAACGCTTACGATCTCAAGAGGGACTTCCGAGATCGCCTACGTCGTTGCTGCGGGAGTCGGAGGAGATATCACGCCTCTCGACAACCTGACATTTTCCACCGCGGCGCCGGATACCGATTACTATTCCGTTGACCTGTTGGCCGGAGAGATTCTCTCGATCGACGCTTACTTGCCCGGAGCCGGTCCGTACCTGTTTGACAATGGACTCGATCAGGCATCGAGCCAATTGCGAGTCGAGCTGATCGATCCTAACGGCACCTCGATCACAACCGTCTCGGATCAACTTGAACATACGGCTGAGATTTCTGGAACATTCCTGATCCATGTCTTCGCCAACAGCAGCGAAGGCGAGTACCTTCTGTCCGTCGACGTCGCAAAGCAAATCTCGGTCACGGACCTGGTCATCGGAGACGGAACCGACAGCCGCTCGGTCATCGATCAGTTGACGCTGAGCTTCGACGGCGTGGTCGACCTGCAGACAGACGCGCTGACGCTAACGCATCGCGATACTCTTCAGACGGTGGACCTGGACTGGACGATCGACAACTCCTCTGGCGTTTCCAACGTCACGGTAACATTTTCCGGTGCCCTGGTCGAAACTGGCGGATCGCTTGTTGACGGAAACTACGAACTGACGGTCAACGGTTCGTTGCTCGGGGGCTCCGTGCCGGGCAGCGACTACACGTTTGGCGACCAGGAATCCGACAACTTTTATCGCTTTTACGGCGATGCCGATGGCAACCGCAACGTCAACGTATTTGATCTACTTGGCTTCCGTCAAACGTATCAACTTTCAGATGGCAGCCTTGGATTCGATGAGCGATTCGACAGCAACGGCGACGGAACGGTCAACATCTTCGACTTGCTCAAGTTCCGACAGAACTACGGCGAGTCACTGTCCTGGGTGTAG
- a CDS encoding TRAP transporter permease has translation MNDLLKQPGRVLFGACAIALCIFVLVGVNTTLFEQHASLAVFGMLGLVLVFLSRPAIKRFDGTLPLKIVDGLLIVATIVVFGYVFSQTSKWCEPFWIDGVQLGDRAGNEKSIDFVFAGIGMLLVLEATRRIIGWTLPILCGVFITYAIYGQSMPDWLFPHVGSSWAEISQASFLQSGGVFGIALRVMFLYVFLFVLFGTLLEQTGATGYVIRFARRLFKNSSGSPAKVAVVSSGLMGSLSGSAVANTATTGTFTIPLMKSSGFDSNTAGGIEAAASSGGALMPPIMGAGAYMMLETVTPAVQLFDILKAALIPAILYYTALLLTVHFHAKRINATADPELSDAKEGKSSETYSNYQGFVFFGAFIILIVMLLWGKTTVFKAVSVSLVSIIFLSLPHKSTRLDFGKLGRALIDAGKGGMTLIVAASCVGIILGVVELTGLGARLPATIQGLANDSEILALLLLMVSTIILGMGLPSAVCYLLMALLVGEVLTTLNTPPLAAHLFIFYFGMMSMVTPPVALAAYAAAAISKGDVMGTAFAAFRFALVGFALPFAFVLKPELLMLTVENTAASPLMVAATVAVTLVGIVGLAASIAGFAMKRIGWSFRVVLLVLSLAVFFTRCEGIQLAIQLIAAASIVGLILVNAKLKPPVETAPDAAARS, from the coding sequence ATGAATGACTTATTGAAACAGCCCGGACGGGTCCTGTTCGGCGCCTGTGCAATCGCTCTGTGCATTTTCGTTCTGGTTGGCGTCAACACGACGCTATTTGAGCAACACGCCAGCCTTGCAGTGTTCGGAATGCTGGGCCTGGTGCTGGTTTTTCTGTCCCGTCCCGCCATCAAACGTTTCGACGGCACTTTGCCATTGAAGATCGTGGACGGGTTGCTGATCGTGGCGACGATCGTTGTGTTTGGCTATGTATTTTCGCAAACCAGCAAATGGTGCGAGCCGTTCTGGATCGACGGCGTTCAACTGGGTGACCGCGCGGGCAACGAGAAATCGATTGACTTTGTGTTTGCCGGCATTGGGATGCTGTTGGTCCTCGAGGCCACTCGGCGCATCATCGGCTGGACGTTGCCAATCCTGTGCGGTGTCTTTATCACGTACGCGATTTACGGCCAAAGCATGCCGGACTGGTTGTTTCCCCATGTCGGATCCTCGTGGGCTGAAATTTCACAGGCTTCGTTCCTGCAGTCCGGCGGAGTGTTTGGAATTGCTCTGAGGGTCATGTTTTTGTACGTGTTTCTGTTCGTACTGTTTGGCACGTTGCTGGAGCAAACCGGTGCGACGGGCTATGTCATTCGATTCGCGCGCCGGCTGTTTAAGAACAGCTCCGGCAGTCCCGCCAAGGTTGCCGTTGTGAGCAGCGGATTGATGGGTTCGCTTTCTGGCAGCGCGGTAGCCAACACGGCGACGACGGGGACGTTCACAATTCCTTTGATGAAGAGTTCCGGATTCGATTCCAATACGGCAGGTGGAATCGAAGCCGCGGCCAGTTCCGGTGGTGCTCTGATGCCGCCGATCATGGGTGCGGGAGCTTACATGATGTTGGAAACGGTGACGCCGGCGGTCCAGTTGTTCGACATTCTGAAAGCGGCTCTGATCCCGGCGATTCTGTATTACACGGCGTTGCTGTTGACGGTTCATTTTCACGCCAAGCGAATCAACGCGACGGCGGATCCGGAGCTGTCGGACGCCAAGGAAGGCAAATCCTCAGAGACCTATTCGAATTATCAGGGCTTCGTGTTCTTCGGCGCGTTCATCATCCTGATCGTGATGTTGCTGTGGGGCAAAACGACAGTCTTTAAAGCCGTGAGCGTCAGCCTGGTTTCGATAATCTTTTTGAGTTTGCCACACAAGTCGACCCGCCTGGATTTTGGAAAGCTCGGCCGCGCCCTGATCGATGCGGGCAAGGGCGGTATGACGCTGATCGTTGCGGCGTCTTGCGTCGGGATCATTCTGGGCGTCGTTGAATTGACGGGGCTTGGGGCGAGGCTGCCGGCAACGATTCAGGGTCTGGCCAATGACAGCGAAATTCTGGCGTTACTGTTGCTGATGGTTTCCACAATCATTCTGGGCATGGGTCTACCGTCAGCGGTTTGCTATTTGCTGATGGCGTTGCTGGTGGGAGAAGTTCTGACGACGCTCAACACGCCTCCATTGGCGGCTCACCTTTTCATTTTCTACTTTGGCATGATGTCGATGGTCACGCCCCCGGTTGCGCTTGCCGCCTATGCCGCCGCGGCGATATCCAAAGGCGACGTGATGGGGACAGCGTTCGCCGCGTTTCGATTCGCTTTGGTCGGATTCGCTCTGCCGTTCGCTTTCGTGCTCAAGCCAGAACTGCTAATGCTGACGGTGGAAAACACGGCAGCGAGCCCGTTGATGGTCGCCGCGACTGTGGCAGTTACTTTGGTCGGAATTGTTGGCCTGGCCGCGTCGATCGCAGGATTTGCGATGAAGCGGATCGGATGGAGCTTTCGAGTTGTGCTGCTGGTGCTGAGCCTGGCAGTCTTCTTTACTCGCTGCGAGGGAATCCAACTGGCCATTCAACTGATTGCGGCAGCTTCAATTGTCGGGCTGATTCTGGTCAACGCAAAACTGAAGCCGCCTGTGGAAACGGCACCCGACGCCGCGGCCCGAAGCTAA
- a CDS encoding wax synthase family protein, translating into MNLCALLLSHASGYHFHNPGLIVGVMLLIGVIPFVGYAIVGIRSLRMARMLAWLLTIASVASVERLLIDEPAGLRMVLIIVALLWAMKAVVGVESLNRKPSLPLGNWLAFVLLWFGMRPKLFMKFSNQPRTDWGTYVLRGVNRIGLGVALIAIAIFLVFEWIGKDSSVVPFWRLWVATAFLMPGLSLLMHFGLFNLLVGFWRRFSINCTPLFRAPLLSTSLTEFWGKRWNLAFSEMTAVSVFRPIKARLRNSEIGVHVATASAFLFSGLLHELAISVPVQAGFGLPLLYFLLHGIGMVAENMFDRFGIEILNRPWIGSLWTWAWVMIPIPILFHRPFLEGCVWPLIGIGVR; encoded by the coding sequence GTGAACTTGTGCGCTTTACTGCTGAGCCACGCATCTGGCTATCACTTTCATAATCCTGGCTTGATTGTTGGCGTCATGTTGTTGATCGGCGTGATCCCATTTGTGGGTTACGCGATTGTTGGGATCAGAAGTTTGCGAATGGCTCGAATGTTGGCCTGGCTGCTGACGATCGCTTCGGTCGCAAGCGTCGAAAGACTTCTCATCGACGAGCCAGCTGGACTGCGGATGGTGCTAATCATCGTGGCGCTGCTGTGGGCGATGAAGGCAGTTGTCGGAGTTGAAAGCCTGAATAGAAAACCTTCGCTGCCGTTGGGAAACTGGCTGGCCTTTGTTTTACTTTGGTTCGGCATGCGGCCCAAGCTGTTTATGAAGTTTTCAAACCAGCCGCGAACCGATTGGGGAACTTACGTTCTTCGGGGGGTGAATCGAATTGGCTTAGGCGTGGCCTTAATCGCAATAGCGATCTTTCTGGTCTTTGAATGGATCGGAAAGGATTCCTCTGTGGTGCCGTTTTGGAGGCTTTGGGTCGCCACGGCCTTCCTGATGCCCGGGCTCAGCCTGCTGATGCACTTTGGATTGTTCAATCTGTTGGTTGGTTTTTGGCGCAGGTTTTCAATTAACTGCACGCCTCTTTTTCGCGCACCGTTGCTGTCGACAAGTCTGACAGAATTTTGGGGGAAGCGTTGGAACCTGGCATTTTCAGAGATGACGGCTGTTTCGGTGTTTCGGCCGATCAAAGCGCGGCTGCGCAATTCAGAAATTGGGGTCCACGTCGCCACAGCGTCAGCGTTCCTGTTTTCTGGGCTGTTGCACGAACTGGCAATCAGCGTCCCTGTTCAGGCTGGTTTCGGATTGCCGCTGTTGTACTTCCTGTTGCACGGTATCGGCATGGTTGCCGAAAACATGTTCGACCGGTTTGGTATCGAAATTCTAAACCGACCGTGGATCGGAAGTCTGTGGACGTGGGCATGGGTAATGATCCCAATTCCAATTCTATTCCACCGTCCGTTCCTGGAAGGCTGCGTATGGCCGTTAATTGGGATCGGCGTCCGGTAG